CAATGGCCATTCCGGTTGTTTCATCATCATTACTTCCTTTCACACCATCCAAAGCAGAAACAGCACGAATGTAAGCAACTCCACCACCAGGTACTATTCCTTCTTCAACAGCAGCACGTGTTGCATGTAAAGCATCGTCAACGCGATCTTTTTTCTCTTTCATTTCCACTTCAGTAGCAGCTCCAACATACAATACTGCAACTCCACCGGCTAATTTAGCCAAACGCTCTTGCAATTTCTCTTTATCGTAATCAGAAGTGGTAGTTTCAATTTGGGCTTTAATTTGATTTACCCTGGCTTTGATATCGTCTTTGTGACCGGCACCTCCAACAATAGTTGTGTTGTCTTTGTCGATGGTAACCTTTTCAGCTTGTCCAAGATAACTCAAATCAGCACTTTCCAATTTCCAGCCACGCTCTTCGCTAATTAATTGACCACCGGTTAAAATGGCGATATCTTCCAACATAGCCTTACGACGATCTCCAAAACCAGGAGCTTTTACAGCAGCAATTTTTAAGGTTCCACGAATTTTATTTACCACCAAGGTAGTTAAGGCTTCACCTTCCAACTCTTCAGAGATAATTAATAATGGACGACCGGTTTGAACGGTTTTTTCCAAAATCGGCAACAAATCTTTCATGCTGCTGATTTTTTTGTCGTGAATCAAAATGTAAGGATTGTCTAAAACCGCTTCCATTTTCTCAGCATTGGTAACGAAATAAGCCGAGATATATCCACGGTCAAATTGCATACCTTCCACTACATCAACGGTAGTATCGGTTCCTTTTGCTTCTTCAACGGTAATAACACCTTCTTTGGAAACTTTGGCCATTGCTTCTGCAATCAATTTACCAATTCCGTTATCGTTATTAGCCGAAATGGTTGCTACTTGCTCAATTTTGCTGTTATCATCACCAACAGCTTGTGATTGGCTTTGAAGGTTTTCTACAACCAAGCTTACTGCTTTATCGATACCGCGTTTTAAATCCATTGGATTAGCTCCGGCAGCAACGTTTTTTAATCCGGCTGTTACGATAGCCTGAGCCAAAACTGTTGCAGTAGTTGTTCCATCTCCTGCCAAATCCGCAGTTTTTGATGCAACTTCTTTCAACATTTGGGCACCCATGTTTTCGATCGGGTGTTTCAATTCAATTTCTTTTGCTACCGAAACACCATCTTTGGTAATGGTTGGAGCTCCAAATTTTTTCTCAATTACCACATTACGGCCTTTAGGACCAAGGGTAACTTTTACTGCATTAGCCAATGCATCAACTCCTTTCTTCAAGGAATCACGGGCTTCTAGGTTAAAAGTGATATCTTTTGCCATGTTTTAAAATTTTAAATTAAGTGTTAGAATTAAAGAATTGCGAAAATGTCGCTTTCACGCATAATGAGGTATTCTTTTCCCTCAACGGTGATTTCAGTGCCGGCATACTTGCCATATAAAACCTGATCCCCAACTTTAACTGTTACAGGCTCATCTTTTTTGCCATTGCCAACAGCAATAACGGTTCCACGTTGTGGTTTTTCTTTGGCGGTGTCGGGAATAATGATACCGCTTGCAGTTCTTTCTTCAGCAGGTGCTGCTTCAACAAGCACTCGGTCTGCTAATGGACGGATTGATACTGACATGTTATTTTTTATTTAAAGGTTAATATTAGAGATTTTTGCTCCGCCCTTCTCAGATATTATGCCAACCAAAACTTTATTGTCAATTTTTCAGCCTATGGTTAAACCCTTTGAAATTTTGTCAGTTTAATTGGCAATATTTTCCATCTCTTAAATCTGGAGTCATACCTTTGCCTACATGTTACATTTAAAAACCTGGTATAAAAAAACTTCCCTGGCATTCCTTATTGCTTTTTCAGCTTACCTTCCCTCCAAGGCTCAGGTAAATGTAAAAGACAGCACTTTGGCTTTTCCCTTGTTTAAGTTTAGTTATGCCTATCAGTTGGTGGGTGGAGATATGGCCAAACGTTTTGGTAATAATTCCTCCGTTGGATTTGATTTTCTATACAAAACAAAAAGTAGAATCCTGGTTGGAGCAGATTTTCGTTACTTGTTTGGCAATGAGGTTAAAGAAGATCCATTGGTGCATTTACGTACGCCCGACGGTAACCTGATTGGACAAGATGGTTACTACATTGGTGTAAACATGTTTGAAAGAGGCTGGAGTGTGATGGGCAAAATAGGATATATATTCTCCTTCAAAGGAATTACCGGGCCCAATCCAAATTCCGGACCTTTTATAACGCTTGGTGGAGGTTTTATGGAGCATAAAATCCGCATTCAGGTGGAAGATAATAATGTAACTACCCTGGATAAAGAAGGCAAAAAAGGTTACGATCGATTAAGTAATGGCCCGGCATTTGGAGCAAGTATCGGATACATGTATTTGAGTAATAAACGTTTGATTAATTTTTTTGTGGCTGCCGAATTTATTGGTGCTTTTACCCAATACCAACGTGCCTATGATTACACTACCGGATTACCTAACAACGACAAGTATTTCGACCACTTATTAGGTTTTAGGGTGGGTTGGGTAATTCCTTTATACAAACGCTCTGCCGCAGAGTATGTTTATTAGCAAGCCTTCTCATTTAACTCGGTGTTTGTTTATGCGGGCCCCCTCCGCCCATATTTGGCTGCATAGCAATTCCAAGCGGTATTGCATGGGCGTTCGGGTCACGCTATCGGCTGTAGTCCTCGTCGCACTTGGCTAGCGCCGCGTGCTCCTGTGGGCTACTTGCCTCTATCGTTGCCCGAGGGTGCAAGCCCAACTGCCAGCATTTCAAAATAACAAATGGGGAAAAAAGGTGAAACAAAATTAGACAGCCAGCCAGGGAAATGGAACCCAAACCATGGTTTTGCACTTCAGCTTCGGGTAGGGATAGCAGTGGAAAGCCCGCAGACGACCGTGGCACTAGCCCGGGCGGTGAGGACTTGGAACGAATAGCCCGACCTGAGCCTTACAAAAGTTGGTTAAATAGGTTTAAGGTTGTGCGAAGGGACCCGCCAAATTCATCTTAAACAGGTTAACCTGCACAAACACCCTTTACATCATTTTACAATTCCATTTTTATTCCTGGAAAATAAAAGAATAGTACCATCTTTGTGAACCTAATTCTATTACTTAATGGACAAATCAAACTTTACGAAATATTTCCTCGGTCTGTTTCTTCTTGAACTAGGATTGGAATTTTTCCATATTCAATGGGCTATTTTCCTTGTAAAACCAGCAGTTACCGGGTTTATCATTTACTATTTCTATACCCAAAGCAAAAAGAATGTTTCAGTGTTTAGCAAATCCATTCTGATAGGATTAATAGCCAGTTTGGGTGGAGACATTTTCCTGATGTTTCCCCGGTATAACCCGAATTTTTTCCTGGTGGGATTGGTTTCCTTTTTAATTGCCCATTTGTTTTATATACGGGGATATTTTCAAAACATCAAGCAAAGTGGACATTCCAATTCATTTTCGGTGAAAGTGATGGTAAGCAATCCTATCGTTTTAATGAGTTTGGCCATGTATTCGCTAATGAAAAACGATTTGGGGGAGATGAAAATTCCGGTATTATTTTATATGACAGCTATTACCTGCATGGGCGTGATGGCCGGTTTACGAATCAATCACACCAGTTCGAGCAGTTGGAAAAAGGTATTGGGTGGCGCTATCCTTTTCTTACTATCTGATTCTATTATAGCGCTCAACAAGTTTGTACATCCGTTTGAATATTCCAATTTGGCCATTATGTCAACTTATTATGTGGCTCAATTTTTCATTGCCACAGGATGTTTGGAGCATTTAGAAAGAAAGGCGACACTTAGCGAATAACGGTAACATGACCGTACTTTTTGGCTGAATCGCCCATGGGAGTAAAAAACTCGAATACATAGGTAAAGGTACCTTCAACAGGTTCACCTTGGCGATTGGTTCCATTCCAACCCCAGGTTGGGTGTTTAGCGCGGTAAATTTCTGCACCCCAACGATCGTAAATTCGCACTTCCGACATATTAAAACCTTCTCCAACGGCATACCACATATCATTGACATTATCTTCATTAGGAGTAAAGGCATTGGGCAGGTAAACATTTAAATCGGGGAAGGCATGAATCATCAGAACGGCTGTATCCAGGCAGCCTTCGCGATTCTCGGCAAGTAAGGTAACATCGTACCATCCGGAGTCGGCATAAACATGAGCAGAGTTATAAGTTGCTGCAGTATCACCATCGCCAAAATACCAAATATAGTTAATGGCATCGATGGAAGAATTAATAAAGACAAATTCTCTTGGTCCATTTTGACGGGAAGTAAACCGGGCTTCAGGTCCAACCACTTCAACTAACACCTTAGCCGAATCTACAATTCCACAAAGGTCGGTAACTTCCACGACAAAATATCCGGAAAATGCGGGACTGGCAAAAGCCTGATCGGAGGTAGATTGATCAAATTTCCATCGATATGTATAAGGAGCTTTACCTTCCGAAACATCGATGGTCATGGTAGCAGTATCGCCTCTGCAAATTCGGGGTGAATTCACAACAAATTGCATTGGAACATAACCTGGTATGGTGATGGTAACCGAATCTTTTACCAATTGAGTTCCACAGGTATCAGTTACCTCTACAAAGTAAGTGGAAGTATTTAAGGGGAAAACGGTAACGGTATCGCGGGTAGAAATTTGAGTTCCATTTTCATTGGTCCAACGGTACACATATCCGGGGTTTCCGCCTTGTGGGAAAACCTGCAAAAGTGTTTGGGCAGGACAAGGAGTTAATACATCCGGAGTAGTAGTTAAGGTAATTGGAGTTTGGTCTACAATGGTGAGGGTAAGGGTTGGGACTTCGCTTTGGCAAGCAATATTGATTAGGGGAGTAACGATAATGTTTTCAGCACCTTCTGTAATGTTATCCTGAAGAATGGTAATATCAACAGAAGCTACATTAAATCCAGCAGGAATGGTTACAGAAGTGGCAGAAACCTCGTAATCCAATCCTTGAGTAGCAGAACCATTCAATGCAAAATTGATGGTAAGAGGAGAACTGGTATTACCGGTACGGCTAAAAATAATCTTTGAATTTCCACAAGCTTCCACCAAAGCCGTATCGTTTAAGGAAGCAGAATAATCCGATTGAGCTGAGAGCCCGATGGAACCGGCAGAAAAAGAGCCTGCTTCCAAAAATACGGCTGAATCAAAAGCCCCATCAAACACGTCGGCAACTGCGAGTTTAATGTGGTAAGTTTGGCAGGCATGAACGATTGCAGTAGCAGTTAAAACATTGGTAAAACCATCGTATTGAACAGTTTGTCCATCACCCGGGGTAAAAGAATCACCGTCGCCATTATCTACATAATAGGAGGGGTTATTAAAAGCATTCACGTTATTGATGCTTACCATGGTGGAAGTGCCCGGAATAAGAGCAATGTTCTGAACACCGGTGATTCCGGGACCCGAAATAAAAAAACCAAAAATATCGTTGTAATCAGAATTGGCGTATTCCATATATTCCTCGGATGCAAACACATAACGAAAGCTAAGGGTATCGGAAAGAGGAATAAAATCAAATTCAAGAATAGCGGCATCCTTGGAGACAAGTCCGGGGTCGAGACTTTCAAGGGTGGCATCGCCGGGCAGGAGTAAGTCAGTACTGGTACTTCCACTGTTATTAGGCCCACCGGCATCAATGGAATTACCGGTACTTAAGATAATTCCAGTTGCCATTCCTAAATTAGAACTACCATAAAAATAGCCAATTTGAGGGCCATTTCCATTGGCGGTACCATTAAAAACCACATTTGAAGCAGAAACACCTCCTCCCAGTAAAACATCCTGAACCAATTGCTGGGATGTTTGAGTATCATCCACTACCAATTGCCCAAACCCCTCTAAAACAGTGAGTTTTAGAAGGAAAAACAAAAAGATATAGCGTTTCAGTTTCAAATTATGACAACTTACAAAAATACACAAAATTCCGTTCAATTCAAATTAACGCAATGATTTTGAAAAAGTTGCTAAAAACAGTGGTTTAGAATTGGAAGTATTGAAGCATCTTTGCATACATGACTGCATTACCTCCCTGGATTAAACAAAAGCTATTAGGCCTTTTTGTAAAGACTAATGGTTTGGTTTCTAGTCCGATATTTGGTGGTAAAGGAATCATTTTTTGTTTTCATCGTATACTGCCCAAAAATGAACAGTCGCCCTTGTTTGGAGCCAAAGGAATGGCTGTTTCGCCGGAATATTTGGAATGGTTGATTCAAGTTTTAAAAGAAAAAAACTATGAATTTATCGACATGGATGAGGTGTTGCTTCGGATTCAAAATCCTGATAAAACTCGGAAATTTGTGAGTTTTGGATTTGATGATGGCTATGCAGATAACTTGCGGTTTGGATTACCCATTTTTGAAAAGCATGGGGTACCATTTACCATTTATCCGAGTTTAAATTTATTACAAGGAACCATGATACGGTGGTGGGATATTTTGGAGGAGCAAGTTTGGAATCATTCCAGCGTTAAATATGAATTTCCTGACAAAACACTGGAATTAAGCGCAGAGAATAAGGAAGAAAAGACCAAGGCCTGGTGGGAAATCAGGTCTCATATTTTAGATTGGGAAAGCCGACTCAGCAGAAACGAACTTTTGAGTTTGTTTTGCAAAGATGAGGCATGGAGTAAGGACTATACCTTATCGGTTGCCATCCCGGAAGCCAGTTTAATTGCCTTACGAAACCATCCCTTATTACACATAGGATCCCATACTGTTAATCACCTACCCTTAAAAAAATTAAAAGAAGAAGAAGTTCGTTACGAAATGTTGGAATCGAAGCGTTATTTAGAAAAGTTATTGGATAAGGAAATCAGACATTTGGCTTACCCGTATGGCTCCCCAAACGAATGTGGAGATCGAGAATTTAGAATGGCAAAAGAAATTGGATATCAGAGTGCGGTGACCTTTCAACCCGGAAATTTAACCGGGAAAAAACTTAACCCATTTGCCTTACCCCGATATGCCGGAGGAGAAATGATTGATAATGAAAAGCTACTACACATCCTTTCCGGAATACGACACTTTGCCGATAACTATTAAAACATAAAATTCTTACTATTTTTCACAAACTCCACCTTCCAAACTTACCTTTGTCAGCCTACCTAAATACCTATGAAAGTTAACATAATCGGTGCAGGAATTTCAGGACTTAGTGCCGGATGTTACCTTCAAATGTGCGGGTTTGAAACGCGGATTTTTGAAAAGCATACCATTCCCGGCGGACTTTGTACCAGTTGGAAAAAGGGAGATTATACCTTTGATGGATGCGCACATTGGATATTAGGAAGTGATTCAGGAAGCTCTTTTCATAAAATTTGGGATGAACTGATGGATTTGAATGCTATTCAATTTCATCACCATGACGTAAGGATGGCCATTGAACTCAAGGACCATGTAAACAAATATGGAGAAAAGACCTTCTATTTCTATACCAATCTGAACAAACTGGAAGCGTACTTATTGGATCTTGCACCGGAAGATAGTTATGAAATTAAGCGATTGGTGAATTCGGTTCGAATCATGCAAGAATTTGATTTACCGCCTATTCTGGATGATTTACCCTTTTGGGAGGCTACCAAACGAGGAATCAAAATGGCCAGGTATTGGAGGTTTTTCAAATTACTGATGGAATGGAAAAATGAGACCAATTTCAGTTTTGCCAAGAAATTGAAAAACCCCTTTTTGGCAGAAAGTATTCGCACGTTATACGACGAACATGAAGTGAATATGTTAGTGTTTACCATGCCATTAGCAGCAATGGATAAACAAAGTGCCGGTTATCCGATTGGTGGTTCCTTAAAATTTGCTGAACATTTAGAACAACGCTACCTGAGTTTAGGAGGCAAAATACACTACAAAACACCGGTACATAAAATATTGGTTAAAGATGGCAGAGCCACCGGTTTGCTTGTAAGAAACAATGTAGTACATGAATCCGACATAACGGTTTCGGCAAGTGATTGGCATTGGACCCTTTTCGAAGCTTTGGATGGAAAATTCATAGATAAAAAATCCCAACAATTTGCTGATTTAAAGGTTCTAGAGCCTTATTACGGGGTAGTACAGTTCTCCTTCGGAATCAATGCAGATTTACGTCACCTACCCCATTTCACCCGATTCCCGTTAGAAAAACCCATTGTTTCGCCTGATGGAACCAGCTATGACCGGTTTGAGGTTCATTTATACCACTATGACCCAACGATGGCACCCGAGGGAAAAACTTCCGTGGTAGTTAGTTATTACACCAAAAAAGGCGACTTCTGGATTCAGTTAAGAAAATCCAACCGGGCCCAATACCGGGAAGTAAAAAAAGCATTTCAGGAGCAAATTTTAAATGAGCTTGACAAACGATTAGGAGGAATAAAGGACAAGGTAGAAGAAATGGATTTTGCTACTCCTGCTTCGGTTTTAAGATATACGAACAATTGGAAGGGAAGTGCACAGGGATGGTTGCCCAGCAATAATATTTTTGAACTTTATTCTATTGGATTCTACCTGCCCGGACTCAGAGATTTCTTTTATTCCAGTCATTGGAGTCAACCCGGCGGAGGCTTACCTGTTGCTGCCAAACAAGGCCGGGATGTAGCAAAAGAAATTTGCAAAAAATACAAAGTGCCATTCAAGACCAGGTAACATGGACAAGTTCGATGTAGTGGTTATTGGTTCCGGATTAGGTGGATTGGAAACAGCCTGTATCCTTGCAAAAAACGGATACAAGGTTTGTGTTTTAGAAAAAAACCGGCAATTTGGGGGAACCTTGCAACTGTTTTCACGGGGAAAAGTGGTTTTTGATGCAGGTGTTCATTATATCGGAGGCTTAGGAGAAGGACAACCATTGCACAGACTTTTTAATTACCTGGGAATACTTGATAAGCTTCAAATAAAACCCTTGAATGCGGACGGATTTGACCACATCCAATTGGGAAGACGGGAAAACACCTATAAAATACCGCAAGGAAAAGAGGAATTTATTAAGACTATGGCAGCCTATTTCCCGGACGAAAGAAAGGCTATTGAAACGTATTGGGAAGATTTACAACGAATAACTGAGCAAACACCCTACTACAATGTTCATATTGAACCCGGTGAGTTTGTTCTATCACCCCACTACCAACAAAGTATTGGAGAATACCTCGATCAACTGACGGACAATACTACCTTAAAAAAAGTATTGGCCGGAAACAACTTACTTTATGCAGGGCAAGCCTACAAAACGCCTTTGTATGTACATGCCATGGTGGAGTTTGCCTACCTCCAAAGTGCCTGGAAATGCATAGATGGTGCTGACCAGATTGCCAAACTTTTATTAGAAAAGTTAAAGGAATGGGGAGGAGAAGCCAGGAATTACTCCGAAGTTCAATCCATTCAAACTAGTGGAGGAAGCGTTTCATCAGTAAAATTGACTTCAGGCCAGGAAATAACCTGTAACCGTGTAATAGCCAACATCCATCCGGAGAAATTGTTTGAAATGCTAGAACCAGGCTTATTAAGACCGGTTTACATCAATCGTATAAAATCATTGGACAATTCCACCTCGGCCTTTACCCTCAATTTAGTTCTTAAGCCCGAAACTTTACCTGTATTTAACCACAACATTTATTATCACCGATATCCTGAAATATGGACAACCGATTATGAATTAGAGGAATGGCCCAAAACAATAGCCGTATTTTGTCAGCCGGGAAGAAAGAACCCGAACTATGCAGAGAGTTTATCGGTTATGACTTATATGAAATGGGAAGAAGTAGAGCCTTGGGCGAGCACATTTCGGGTAATTCCAGGACATGCTGAAAGCAGGGGGGAGACTTATGAGCAATTTAAAAAAGAGAAAGCCTTAAAGATTATAGAGGAATTAGACAAGGTTTTACCCGGAATAGAAAAGCATATTCAGGAATATTCAGCACAAACGCCTTTAACCTACCGTGATTATTTAGGAACTCCCAAAGGAAGTATTTATGGAATCAGCATGAATTCAGAGGAGGCTATGAAATATATTTTTTCAAGCAGACAACGGATTGAAAACCTTTATTTGACAGGGCAAAACCTGAATCTGCATGGTGTTGTTGGAGTTACGATATCCGCTATAGTAACTTGTTCCGAAATACTTGGAAATTCGTTTTTATTAAACCAACTAAGGAAGGCTTGATTGCACTACCTTTGCGGCCCGAATTTTTAGGATGAAATTAGAAGAAGAAATCCAAAAGCGCCGCACGTTTGCGATTATTTCCCACCCGGATGCCGGTAAGACAACCCTTACCGAAAAGCTATTGCTTTTTGGTGGTGCCATACAAACGGCCGGTGCTGTTAAAAACAATAAAATCACCAAAACGGCGGCTTCCGACTTTATGGAAATTGAGAAACAGCGGGGGATTTCGGTGGCAACCTCGGTGATGTCGTTCGATTACCACGGAATTCGGGTAAACCTGTTGGATACCCCCGGACACAAAGATTTTGCTGAGGACACCTACCGCACCTTAACTGCAGTAGACAGTGTAATATTGGTCATCGATTGTGTAAAAGGTGTAGAGGAACAAACCGAGAAACTCATGGAAGTGTGTCGTATGAGAAACACCCCGGTGATTACCTTTATTAACAAAATGGACCGAGAAGGAAGCAATCCGTTTGACCTTTTGGATGAGATTGAGAAGAAGTTGAATATCAAGGTAAGACCATTAAGTTGGCCCATCAATATTGGTGCACATTTCAAAGGTGTATATAACCTATATGATAAGTCCTTAAACCTATTTAGTGCCAACAAAACCAAAATTTCTGACGATGTAGTTTCGATACAGAATTTGAAAGATCCGGGTTTGGACGAACTGATAGGAGAAAAGGATGCTAATCAATTGCGGGAAGACGTTGAATTAATTGAAGGGGTATATGATGAATTTGATGTAAACACCTATTTGGAAGGAGAAATTGCACCTGTATTTTTTGGATCGGCTGTAAACAACTTCGGGGTGAAAGAACTGCTAGAAACCTTTGTTCGCATAGCCCCTACTCCTATTCCAAGGAATACCGATGTAAGAATAGTAAAGCCGGAGGAATCTAACTTTACCGGTTTTATTTTTAAAATCCACGCCAATCTGGATCCCAAACATCGGGATAGGATTGCCTTTTTAAGGATTTGTTCAGGTAAATTCGAGCGAAATAAATTTTTTAAGCATGTTCGACTTGGCAAGGATTTCCGATTTTCCAATCCTTATTCCTTTCTGGCCCAGGATAAATCTGTGGTGGAAGAAGCTTTTCCCGGTGATGTAGTAGGATTGTACGATACAGGAAATTTCAAAATTGGCGACACCCTTACTGAAGGTGAAAAAATAATGTACAAAGGCATTCCAAGTTTTTCGCCGGAGTTGTTTAAGGAGGTAATTAATACCGATCCTATGAAGAGCAAACAACTTGAAAAGGGTATTGAACAATTATCGGATGAAGGAGTTGCCCAATTGTTTACGGTAAATCCGGGTAATAGAAAAATTATTGGAACCGTAGGAGACCTTCAGTTTGAAGTAATTCAATACCGTTTATTGAATGAATACGGAGCCTCGTGCAGATACCAGCATTTGAATTTTTACAAAGCCTGTTGGATTACTTCCGATGATGAAGCGGCCTTGCACGACTTCCTTCAATTTAAAGCCGGAAATATTGCCTACGACAAGGACCAAAACCCGGTTTATTTCGCCGAAAGTTCCTGGATATTAAACACCCAGATTGAGAAATATCCCAAGTTACAGTTTCATTTTACCTCAGAATTTAAAATGGAGGCTGCCAAGTAGTCTCCCAAAACCTATATAACCGTGATTTCAGTATCAAACCTTTCCGTTCAATTTGGAGGAACCTATTTATTTGAAGAAGTATCATTCCTGGTTAACCCTAGAGACAGGATAGGATTAGTTGGAAAAAATGGAGCAGGAAAATCGACTCTACTAAAAATTTTAGCCGGCAAACAGGCTTACGACAAGGGCGATATTGCAAAACCGGCCGGAAGTCATGTGGGTTATTTACCTCAGGAAATGAACCATGCGGATGGTTTCACTGTGATGGAGGAGGCTAAAAAGGCTTTTATTGAATTGGTGGAATTGGAGCAAAAAATCGAATACATCAACCAACAATTAACCGAACGTACCGATTACGAAAGTGATGGGTATTCGGATCTTATTCACCAATTACACGATGCCACCGAACGTTTTAGCATGCTGGATGGATATAACGTGGATGCTGCAACCGAAAAAGTACTGTTGGGTTTAGGATTTACCAGAGAAGATTTTGGAAGACAAACCTTGGAATTTAGCGGAGGTTGGAGAATGCGGGTTGAGTTGGCAAAAATCCTACTTCAAAAACCTGAAGTATTACTACTGGATGAGCCCACCAACCACCTCGATATAGAAAGTATACAATGGATTGAAGAATTCCTGGCCGACTATCCGGGAGCTATTTTACTCGTGAGCCACGATAAAGCATTTCTAGATAACATTACCAACCGAACCATTGAAATTTCACTTGGCAAAATTTATGATTACAGGGCCAATTATTCCAAATATGTGGAATTACGCGCTGAACGAAAAGCTACCCAGGAAGCAGCAGCCAAGAACCAACAAAAATATATTGAAAAAACTGAGCAATTAATTGATAAATATCGGGCTAAGGCAAACAAAGCATCCTTTGCCCAATCTCTTATCAAAAAATTAGATCGAATTGAGTTGGTTGAAGTGGATGAAGATGACAATGCCACCCTGCGCTTCTCCTTCCCTCCTGCTCCACACTCCGGAAAAGTTATTGCAAGAGCCGAACGATTAGGAAAAAGTTATGGAGACAAAAAGATTCTGGAAAATGTTGATTTCATTTTGGAACGTGGAGACAGGGTTGGATTCGTTGGGAAAAATGGAGCAGGAAAAACTACTTTGTCAAAAATTTTGGCTAAAAAACTCGACCATACCGGAATTCTGGAAGAAGGCCATCAGGTGAAATTAGGCTATTTTGCTCAAAACCAGACCGAAACCATGGACGGTGAAAAAACAGTTTTTGAAACCATTGACGAAGTAGCTGTTGGAGATGTACGCAAAAACATTCGTAACCTCTTGGGATCCTTCCTATTTGGAGGAGACTCGGTAGATAAAAAAGTGAAAGTACTTAGCGGTGGGGAAAAAAACCGCCTGGCTATGTGCAAATTGCTTTTAGAACCTTATAACTTTTTAGTACTGGACGAACCCACCAACCACCTCGACATGCGAAGCAAGGATATGTTAAAAACAGCCTTACTAAAATACGATGGAACCTTGGTTGTAGTTAGCCACGACAGAGATTTTCTCCAAGGATTAACCACCAAAATTTATGAATTCCCGGGAGGAACTGTTAAACAACATTATGGAGATATTTATGAATTCCTCCGATCAAAGAAGATTTCTAATCTGGCCGAATTAGAAAAAAAAGCAGCTAGCCCCAAAGTAGAAGAAAAGAAAAAAGAGGTTAGTTCTAACCCGGTTGATGACGAGAAAAGAAAACAAATGGAGAAACAAATCAAACAATTGGATAACTCCATCAAAAAACATGAAGAAATCATTGGGAAACTGGAAGAAGAACTAAAAAAAATCGACGAACTGATGACTCATCCGGAACAATTTAAGGAAGTTTCGAAGAATGACCCAACTATCTTTGAAAAGTACCAACGTCTTCAGGATGAACTTAATACAACCATGGAAACCTGGGAAAAACTACTAGAAGAAAAAGAATTAACAATGAAAAGTTAATTTTCTTACAAAAAAGCAAACCTTTCCTTAACCTTGGCGTTACAACCGAGGTTTTTTTTCTAACCCACCTGTGATAGTTAATTACCTAACGCT
Above is a window of Bacteroidia bacterium DNA encoding:
- the groL gene encoding chaperonin GroEL (60 kDa chaperone family; promotes refolding of misfolded polypeptides especially under stressful conditions; forms two stacked rings of heptamers to form a barrel-shaped 14mer; ends can be capped by GroES; misfolded proteins enter the barrel where they are refolded when GroES binds), producing MAKDITFNLEARDSLKKGVDALANAVKVTLGPKGRNVVIEKKFGAPTITKDGVSVAKEIELKHPIENMGAQMLKEVASKTADLAGDGTTTATVLAQAIVTAGLKNVAAGANPMDLKRGIDKAVSLVVENLQSQSQAVGDDNSKIEQVATISANNDNGIGKLIAEAMAKVSKEGVITVEEAKGTDTTVDVVEGMQFDRGYISAYFVTNAEKMEAVLDNPYILIHDKKISSMKDLLPILEKTVQTGRPLLIISEELEGEALTTLVVNKIRGTLKIAAVKAPGFGDRRKAMLEDIAILTGGQLISEERGWKLESADLSYLGQAEKVTIDKDNTTIVGGAGHKDDIKARVNQIKAQIETTTSDYDKEKLQERLAKLAGGVAVLYVGAATEVEMKEKKDRVDDALHATRAAVEEGIVPGGGVAYIRAVSALDGVKGSNDDETTGMAIVRRALEEPLRQIVANCGGEGSIVVQKVREGKADFGFNARTETYENLFAAGVIDPTKVTRVALENAASIAGMLLTTECVLADAKEDKPAMPAMPDMGGMGGMM
- a CDS encoding co-chaperone GroES, coding for MSVSIRPLADRVLVEAAPAEERTASGIIIPDTAKEKPQRGTVIAVGNGKKDEPVTVKVGDQVLYGKYAGTEITVEGKEYLIMRESDIFAIL
- a CDS encoding lysoplasmalogenase, producing the protein MDKSNFTKYFLGLFLLELGLEFFHIQWAIFLVKPAVTGFIIYYFYTQSKKNVSVFSKSILIGLIASLGGDIFLMFPRYNPNFFLVGLVSFLIAHLFYIRGYFQNIKQSGHSNSFSVKVMVSNPIVLMSLAMYSLMKNDLGEMKIPVLFYMTAITCMGVMAGLRINHTSSSSWKKVLGGAILFLLSDSIIALNKFVHPFEYSNLAIMSTYYVAQFFIATGCLEHLERKATLSE
- a CDS encoding choice-of-anchor L domain-containing protein, with amino-acid sequence MNGILCIFVSCHNLKLKRYIFLFFLLKLTVLEGFGQLVVDDTQTSQQLVQDVLLGGGVSASNVVFNGTANGNGPQIGYFYGSSNLGMATGIILSTGNSIDAGGPNNSGSTSTDLLLPGDATLESLDPGLVSKDAAILEFDFIPLSDTLSFRYVFASEEYMEYANSDYNDIFGFFISGPGITGVQNIALIPGTSTMVSINNVNAFNNPSYYVDNGDGDSFTPGDGQTVQYDGFTNVLTATAIVHACQTYHIKLAVADVFDGAFDSAVFLEAGSFSAGSIGLSAQSDYSASLNDTALVEACGNSKIIFSRTGNTSSPLTINFALNGSATQGLDYEVSATSVTIPAGFNVASVDITILQDNITEGAENIIVTPLINIACQSEVPTLTLTIVDQTPITLTTTPDVLTPCPAQTLLQVFPQGGNPGYVYRWTNENGTQISTRDTVTVFPLNTSTYFVEVTDTCGTQLVKDSVTITIPGYVPMQFVVNSPRICRGDTATMTIDVSEGKAPYTYRWKFDQSTSDQAFASPAFSGYFVVEVTDLCGIVDSAKVLVEVVGPEARFTSRQNGPREFVFINSSIDAINYIWYFGDGDTAATYNSAHVYADSGWYDVTLLAENREGCLDTAVLMIHAFPDLNVYLPNAFTPNEDNVNDMWYAVGEGFNMSEVRIYDRWGAEIYRAKHPTWGWNGTNRQGEPVEGTFTYVFEFFTPMGDSAKKYGHVTVIR